AATGCTGGTGACAAAAAATGTTGCAAGTGTCAATATgttgacacaaaatctaaaatcaaaacagCACAAAACAGCACAGAAAAAACAATCATGTGTTGGAATCTAATAAGAACAATTGCTGTAAAAAAATAGCAATtcatatatgaaaaaaaataaaacagtatGAAAATTAAGATATTTGAAAGCAAGCCAAGcgaaaaaaaatcatcaaaactaaagtaagaaaaagaaaatgctccAAACCTCTCTAGCCATTCCATATTTGGCACAATCAATTGCAAGACGTGTTGCTCTGcctatactctcttttgttcttgATAAAGTCCACAACAAAGCTTCAAAAGTTTTCCTTGCTGCACTTGCTTCTGGACGGATAGATTTGTTTGTTCCTTTCAGCCGAATACTAACATGAGGACCTCTGCCGTCATTCTGGAGAGCATGAATCCCATCATCAACAGTCAATTTATGGTCGGCCAAACCATTACAAGGTATACCCTGCCCGGGAGAATCTTGTTTGTGGACTAGGGATGGGCTTACTACTGTATCTGGAATGAGTTTACTGTCTAAATAGTTATGAGTAAATGAAGTGCAGTGAGACAAAGTTCGCTTGAACTGAGCTGCAGCAATCAATTCTTTCATGGGTGTCAAATCTGGAGAACTGCATCTACCATTTGAAGTTTCTTTTGAAGAACAATGCCTAAATGCAAAAGAAGCAAATAGATCTAACAATTAGaccattaaatattaaattactaGTTTATGCCAAAGCAAACTGGATTAGTTATCATAGTAGCAGCACATTACatagatgataaaaaaaaatgctgGTGGAAAGGTTTATCAAGTATCAACAACAACAAGCTACTACTACATCAGAACTTGATCATTAAAAAGGATCGATAGAAATTCCTACAAGAGACTTCTAAATACCTTAGACCTATTATATTGATGAAGAGGAATAAAGGACAAGTATTGAAACAGAGAGTAGCTTCTGGAGTGGTGTGATATTAGAGCAACACTCATTGAATTTTGGGGGCCTTAAATCACATGAAAAAGTTAATGTAAATAAGAATAGTAACATCAATCAATGAAGTTActgggaaaaaaaaaactaatattcAAAGTAAAGGGATGCATCTCAGTTAAGAGGATAGAATGATAGAAATATAAATTAAGATTAAGCTAGCATGGGCATGTTAAAAGGTGATCAATTAATCAAATAATAAGACATGTTGGATCAATTAAAATTACATGGTGAGGTACGAGGCCATAGAAAATTTTAGTTGATGTAATTATATGCAATTTAAGGTACCTAGACATCACAAGTCATATAAACTTACTCGGAGTTAAATGCAGGGATAAGGATCAATGTAGCATATCCCATTGGGGACCCATTGGGGACTACATATGTGTGATGTTGATCGTATTGCCCATAAACATTTCTCAACCAAGACCTACAGGAAGAATGAAAAGAAACAAAAAGGGACCATTCCTTTCTTATGCCATCTTTGACTGATAATTCATGCCTAGATATCTCAACCTAATTCTAACAAGTGTTTATAGTAATTGGTTGAGTTTGTTTTATTTACAACAAGCTGGAGTAAGGGATGAACTATGATATTTATTAGGTAACATGCCAGAGCATATAGCTAAAAATTCAACACGGTGCTGGAAACTTGTCCAACTTCTTCTTTGTTTTCTTGTATTACTCTTGAGCTTCCAATAAATAATTGCTAAATGATAAATTgagataaataatataaaaagttCCTTGGTATTTTAACTTCTCAAGGCATGCAACACTTCTAGTTCACCTCAATTTGATTGGATCAGTCATGTCTCAAACTACACCCAAGAATAAACATGTTTCATCTAAGTACTACCAGCATTTAAGTAATTATTTAGTACCAAATGCAGTCATTTGGGGTTTTCAGCCAAACAAATATATTACAGAAAATGCAGCCATTTTGTATAAGGCACTGGAAAGAAAGATATTGCCTATCCAAATCTTCtgtctattaaaattatttctcatgGAACATTCTTTTAGATGTTCATTGAAACACATATTAACAAACTTTGATTGAAAATGAGCAAATTTAGAGGGAAAAAAACTAGATATACACTTGGATTCACTCAGTTAAGTTGAGGTTCACAAAGTTGAGTTGGGTATCATCTCAAACATTTGGAACCAGAACGATACAACAATCAAGCTCTAAGAAAATTAGTTAGACTAGGTAAATATAATACTAAGTAACTTATGTCTATTCTTCCTGACACTACTCACTCAAGCTATAGTACAGATACATATCATTCTCAGATTGTTAGATAGAAATATAAATGGATATCTAGAAGAGATTTAATAAAACTATCAACACTATATTCTTTATAATCTGTATATGGGCATGCTGATCTTCCTGGACATGACAGACATCATGAACGAAGTAGCAATCATCCTCAATGTGTTTATTATGCTCCATTGCTTGCAATATAAATAGCCATAACAATCTATATCTGTTGATAGTGTTGTTAAAaccaagataataaaaaaaaaggactTGATCTACATCCTCACAAGTTGTGGATGCCATTTCTCTACACTTAGCTTCAGCAATAGTGTGCTACAACACATTGTTTCCTGCTTTCCTATGTTATCAAGTTACTTCCGACTACACAAGGAATCATAAAGTAGCCTGAAGTGCTGCATATTACTTTTATTTCAACATAAACTACCAACCTAAAACACTGTACCATGTGGGATAAAGACTGAATGATCAGTTTTACCACATCTAAAGCCAACTTGAGCAATTTGATAGAACTTTTCAAACCACATTTGATTGTTTGAGACCACAAATTGTGTTTTCtatcataaatattttaatttcctcCTGAGCAACAAAACCTAGAAATTGCTCCATATAAACTTATGTAGAAAGACCGTTGTGCAAAACTGCATTTTTGACCATTGGCCTACAATTTAGCAACATGGAGGAATATCATGAAGTAATCCACACCAATGGCCTTTGTGTATCCTTTGGCAACCAATCTTGCTTTACAGTGATCAATTTGGCCATTAGATAAGAATTTAACGGTGAATACCCATCGACAAGATACACATTGTAGACCAATAGAACAAGAAACAAGTTCACATGTTCCTTGTGATAAAATCATAAGCATCTCCTCATCCATCGTCTACTTCTAATGGGATCTAAGAGCTCATAGTGTAACCTAAAAATCTTCATAGATAAGAACATAGAAAGgataaacttaattttttcaaaagaaataaaattggCAATAGGAACAGTGGAACTACCTTTGTCATTTTTAGGGCAATAGGTACAACAGTGTGACAATGTCTGATGGGAGGGAGTCGATGTTGAAGGATCTAGAGGCAAAGTTGATGGAGGATATGAGTCTGATGAAAATTTCTTTGATACAACTATAATTGAGTAATAGATGTTTCTAGGAGATGTGAATGTAGTTGATGGTGAAAGTGATATGGTTTTGAAAGACAATGAAGGAAAATCCCATAAATATAATAGCCTAAAAAATATGACATAGAAAAGACATAAGAATGATAAGGCAATGGATCATAACACCAGTAGCGCATTTTTTTTAAGCAAAAAAAGATGTGAATAACTCTAGGATCAAGCTTGTTGTATCAAGGTATAAACATAACATAAACAACTGAAAACTCTCAAAGGTGAAGAAAAGACAAATCCTTCAACCATAAATTCTTAGAGAAGTCTAGCCCTTGTGGAATACATTTTTCCTGTGAGAGTACAACTATAAATGTTCAtctcttattttaaaaaaatagagagaGAACATCATTGACGAAGCTATTGTTAGCTCAATATTGTTGAAAAGCCATGAAGAGAACCCAAAGAAGACAAGAGAGTTTAGCATCAGTGGTTGGTGAGGGTGTACCATGATGGGCAAGATGCCAACAATAGAgaataagggtgtgtttggtttacacatgttccattttcattttctgaaaaacgcgcgttttctgaacCAGAAAATgctatctatttttttagaaaacagacatggaaaatacaaaccaaacaccatttttcagaaacacgcgtttttcaaaaaatgaaaatgaaaaacgtgcAAACCAAACGCATCCTAAGTTTTTTAAGATTTAGATGAACATAACAGCGAACAAGTTAAGGTTGAGTTTTTTATTTAAGAGAAGAACAAGACAAAAGAGGGAAAAGCACTCGAAGTCAATGGGATTGCGAAAAAGGAACCAAGGAAAGCATGCTCACAAACAAAGAGGAGGGGTGGCAGAGTGGTTGACTGGTTACGAGTGTGTAGGGGTGAGAGAAAAAGGGGCATGTTGCATGAGAAGTGAAGTAGGGGCGGTTTAGATCTGGCAAGCAACAATCAAAGGCTTACAAAGGAGGTTGAGTACAACCTTAGGAGGCGGTGAAGTAGGGGCGGTTTTGATCTCGCAAGCAACAATCAGAGGCTTACTAAGGAGGTTGAGTACAACCTTAGGAGGCGGTGCCAAGACACTGATGGCTTGTGAAAACTAGGTTGTGAATGGATTTTCATGGTGTTAGGTCAGTTGTAATTGGGAGACGAGGGGGGATAGTCTATCAAAAGAATCTGAAATATGTTCCTACATGTATTTGATCTTCCACCTTCTGCCAGGAGATAGTCCATCAAGAGAGGTTGAAGTATGAAAGAAAGAGTTTGCTACACATGTTTGGACTTTTACTTTCTGCCACGGGTTGTGGGGACCTAGAATTGTGTTGGGAAAAAGTGTCAATGAAAGGAGATTCTTCTCTCCATGTTGGGAGTGGGAAACAAGAGATGGGGTTTGGTTACACATAGGATTTGGTCAAGCATGGGTCATGCTTTGAAATCTTGTACCATGTCGGGTGACACAATAAAAAAGTACCATTCCACTAAATTATCAAAACTCGATACTACTCTACATAGGCAATGTCTCCTTCCACTGCttcctctccttcctccttcaaTATCCAATTCGCTACCAACACTATGCGTTGGAACGTTACCACAATAAGAACACATTATTGTTCCTGTCAAAGGCTGAATCTTCAGCGCAACTAAACATTTTGAACCTTGGCATGGGCAAGTCGTGAGAATCATTCAGAGGGAAAGGCAGCAGCAACAGAGAAAGATGAGAAACTAGAACGAGGAGATTAGGAATTTCTTTAATAAGTAAATAACAAGTGGAAGGGCAATATTGACAAAAAACTCTTGTTGTCTTGGTAATAATCTAAGAGGCAGCTCTTAGGGAAGGTAATTGCATAAAATGGAATCGATGGGATACGCTTAGATACAAAGAAGTtggtattttattttataaactttggAATATGAATTTACAAACTCCACCATATCTAAGTAAATTTAGAACTAAGTGGTTTATGCATGTTCCTATTTTTTCGTTAGACTTTTGCCTATTCTTTGCAGCACAAGTGTAATTCCATTTTAGAGCATTCAACTTGTAATGTCTTttacatcaaaacttgagttacagTTTAAAATTCATATGAATGTTTCCTTCAAAAATGAATTTGGAGAAGGTTTAAACAAgcaaatttaactaaaaatttagtTAAACAAATACCCAACAGGAAAGTGGACAAACAAGGATAAAGAGCATAtacaactatatgttaaagatGGAATTTCTACCTTTTTCTATATTCATAATTTACTTCTGATAGCTAAAAGGCAGTTTTAAAGGGTAGCAATATTTGTCTTAAATCATTCATCATAAGATGAAGAATAAATTGTATTAAGAAAAATGAGTAACTACTGATAAAACAACAAGTATTTTTAGCAACAAGCAGCAGAAGAACACAACTGTTAGCTGGCAGTTAAAATCCAATGCTAAAGCTTACATGTTACCAGTTTGACAGTCTTCATCAGACTGAAAACTAGAAGCCCTTGTTGCCACAGAAGCACTGCTTGTCATTGAGACCACATCTGTAGCTGATACAATTGAAACAGCTTCATCATGACGAAAAGGATGAAGACCCTCTTGGGCAGTCAAAAGAGAACCATCCTTGTGCATATTGGAATCAGAAGTGTCATCCCTGTTAACCTCATTCATCCTCACAATACCTCTTCCTTCCTTGTTTCCCTTTAAGTCTTTATTTGAATTGTTTAAGTGGAAGCATACTTTATCAGACATATCTTTAGTGGAGGAAACTCTTACTTCGTCTTCTATAAATTTCAAAGAATAAGCCTGTGGACTTTTCTTTTCAGTAGTAACAACTGTGAATTTGGACATAGTACCATCGCATTTATCAAGGTCCCCCACAATTTCATCACAGTCAGTGTGTGGGTCGCTGACAATTTCAGGGCAAATCTCACAAGACTCTACTTTAGAAGCTAATGGAGATTTGATTATATTCTGCAATGGCAAGGTTGATTCATTAGTTGCATGTACATGACAATCAGAAGCATGTGTACTCTGCAACATCTCAGGGATGGCAATCTTTGcatcagaagaaaaattaaaggCCATTGTTGCCTTTGTCTCACAAACATCCAGAGATGCAGTAGATTTTGTGGCCTTTGATGATTCAGGAAAATCATTCATAGATTGAGCAGTATTAGCAGACATAGCTTCTAGGGCACGATGCAGGCGTTTTGATGGAGGCAAAGCTGCTTCAACATCCAGAGAAGAAACATTCAAATGATACTTGGTCGTCCAGAAAATATGGTTTGTTCTTGTAGGAGAGTTATTATTTATTGATGAATTATTTAACTCTTCCTTAACGAACGCCCCATTAAGATCATCATCATTTCCTGAACTAGATGGCATATCACCTCCATCAAATTTATTCACCTTTGACGTGTGCAAATTCTCATCATTACCAACAAGCTCACCATGCTGTCTCCCAACCTCTAGTGGCTTGCCCATTCTAACCCTTGCTCTTTTCACCAAAGGAAGGTGTTCATCTCCATCTCCAGTGCCAATTATTTCTTTCATTTCAACAAACAAATTGGGTGAACTACTACTAAGGACAACTggtaaatcattttttttagtttCTGAATTTTCTGTAGCCTTTTCTCGATcagttttccttttcttattgaCTGGAGATTTCAAGCAAAATTTGTCATTTTTATTTGACCTTTCTTTATTATCCAAGTATTGGTCTGTAGAGGCATCAAGATGACAATCAGAGTCTACAATGCCTCGAGTGAACTTGTTGAACTCATGTTTTAATGCTACATCAGCAGCAACTTCCATGCAACAACCATTTGAACTAGCAGAGTGTGACAGACCATGTTTGTTATTGTTTTCTGGATTGTCATTTTGGCTAGTATCAGGAACAAAAGTACCAGATAGATCAGAATCAGACACCGAAGAGGACTCAAGAGCTTTTGAAGAATCAGCAAGTAAAGAACTCCTTGATCTCTTAAGTGTTGGCACAACTTTTGGCAAGAGCGAACTTTTATGAGAAGAATCTTTCAATCTTTTCTTCCTCGAAGAACTAGTGACTAACGGGTCTTGTCTAATTTGATCGAGGATGGACAACTTTTGAATTTGCACATTCTTCTGTGAATCATCAGCAGTTGAGTTTGCAgaaatttcttcaaagttgatcCTATTAGTGTTTTCTATTAAGTTACATGCAGATTCTAGCTCACAGTTGGAGGCTATATGTGAGTGAAACTCCAAACTGTCATTAAAATTAGAAGAATTGCTTGTGGTTCTTACACAGTTTATATCTTCACCACATGACTCATCTTCATCATCTCCTGAAATAGATTGATCTGCATTCTGCTTCTTCGAAGTTTCATAAACATCAATTATCTCATCAAGTGCTCGCACAAAATCAGCCCCTTTACCTTGACGCTTAAGCAAAAgagttttctttttctcttcagtGAAAGTTTCAACGTCGGTGCAATTGCAGAAGGCACTAAACAGTCAATTTCACATCAGAAAGACcacaaaatgtaaaaaaaaagaaaacatatGGGAAATTAAATCTATTAATAGGATGTAACATACTAGTATCACATGGCTAAAAGTAACTGAGTTCTTAAAGcatcataaatatttaatcatAAACATCATAGGGAAGTAAATAAACCACAAATAACAAGTCATGGTATGATCAAAATTTAGAAAACTTCAAGTCTATTACAGAAAACAAAACACATGAAACAGGTTATATAAATTATGTTAAAATCAAGATAGAAATATCCTGAAataggttaaaaaaaaataggataTGGGCTATACAAGGCATTAAAGTACAAAATTGGCCATTTGAGATAGTAGATTAGATGTGTGATAACCATAGTTTGAAATCTTGTACCGTGCTAGGCGAAACATATCATTCTAATAAATCACCGAAACTAGATACCACTCGGTGCTAAGGTTCAAAATCTCAACTGGTGTCATAGTTTCGGTCCTTGGAAAGATGTTGTTCCAATATCATGCTCTGATACATGGTACCAGGACATATTAGAAgttgaaggaggaagaagataaatcaaagaaaggagacattgtttcttttaataatttatgAGAATGATATATTTCGACCATTTCATCCCGTCTGGTACAAGACTTAAAATCATGCTATGTACAAACAATGTCTTCTTCCTATGCTTCATTTCCTTCCTTCTTCAACTCCAATCCATTATTGATACCATGCATCAAAACATTGGCACAATACCGAAACACTACTTATATAACATATTACTTTAAATAAAGACATACTGTGGAGCCTTGGTGCAATGGTAAAATTGTTGCTTTGTGactaaaaggtcacgggttcgaatcctggaaacagcctcttgcaaaaaaagcAAGGAAGACTGCgtatccttccccgggaccccacataacgggagcttcatgcaccgggctgtctttttttttatatagttaATTGACTTTGATGCTACTGGCAAGAGGGCTTTTAACAATTAAGAGGTTGAACATTCATATTCCGCCTATGACTTTTGATTAATATTCCAACTAAGGTTAAACAATCACTAAAGGAATTTCCAACTAAGAAAGTGGGGTATCTTTGAAAGTTTATAAAAATTGGGGTTTTACTTGGGGCTCTTTGAAAAAGTGAGGTGGGATTTAATGATACATTTACAATGATTAGAGGGTCATTTAAGGCTTTTGCTCTTAGTTGCGACTTTATCTTTTTCTCAACGAATGGCAATTTGAGAATAGCAGAGGAAGATGGGTTGAAATATGCTAGAGAAAACCAACAATGCAAGAATACTAGGAGAGTCCACAATAGCTCATTAAAGGGAAATAGGAGAAGGTAACAACAAATGCGATGGCGACACAAGGACTACAACAGATGAAGCAAAAACAaataatgcaataagactaagtGATGGAGACAAGTGACACTTCCCTCTAAAAGTCAATAAACgcggaaataaaaatttcaaagtcaatttttaatttgacATACTTTGCAAAATGATGAGACTATATGGGAAATGATGTAAAAGTTTGAACATTTGAAAGTCAAAATTTGAGAAATCAAAAAGAAGTTATATAGTTCAACAATTCAGCAATTCTGATCTTTGATAGTCAAAGAGTCTTTAATCCGTTAtgttttttagtttaaaaatccAATATGCATATTTGGTGTACTGCTAAAATAGGAAATAGAAAGTGAGTCTCTAATTAAAAAATCAGATTATGATGCAATCTACATAGTGTGATGCCTAGGATACCTTAAGTGTGATGCCTAAGTTTCTACAATCTTTCTACACTTTTTTACCACCAAATTACATAGTCCACATACCTTCATACAATCAAGCTCTCTTCTTGTGTCGCATCACAAAGTGTAAAGAGACCCATAGAGGTCAGCTCGAACAATAAAAAATAACAATAGAGACAACTGTTGAAGAACATAAAAGGATCAGCTTGTCAAGTATGTCAAGTGTCAACTGAGATGGTCCTGTTGATAACCAATTGATATTACTATCTGGTAAAGATGCTAGTTGGAGCAATTGGGATGTTCTCATTTTATCATTATTCATTGATAAGAGGAATTTATGAAAAGGGTGATCCTATTAGTGTTGAGAGTAGTAGTTGACTATGCAAGGGGTTGCAATTGAGTTGGAGGGGAAGGAAACACACAATAATATACCATGCCAAGGATATTGGAAAGATGAGTGGTGGCCAACAGGTGCAATCAAAAAGAGAAAATGAGGTGTTTGGTATTCTGCAAAAGATATTGCCCTTCAATGAAGGAGCACAATGATTGCAACAAGTCGATAATGTGATtgacaataaaaataaacaaaaatcgtAAGAGGGAGGGAAAAGAGATAGATGGTTATGACATCACTTGATGCAGAACAGATACAGAGAGGAAGTGGCAAGCAATAGGAGGAATTATAGAAGGGATATAAGAGAAGAAGATATGACAGGGAgtataattaatgaaaaattaatatACTAGAATCAAGTATAATAAATAGGAAGTTTCATGTAGGCATTAACTAACTAAAAATTACCAAGGAAACAAGAACTATCGCATCAAACCAATTACTGTAGCAAAGGCTCAAGCATAAATAGTCATCATTTGTTCCTTAAAATGAAATTGCTTCTATTAGAGAAGTGGACAAATCAGAAAAGTACTTTTAGCTTCATAATTGCAACCATTTCTGGTTATAACGGCATGGAATAGCATAAGGAAAAACTAAGGGACTCGGCAGAAGATTCATTCTTGGCATAGTTTATACCTTAAGGCTCCGTTTGGTATACATGATAGGATAGAATTGGGTTGATTAGGATAGGATTAAAGGTAGAATAAATAATCCCTCTTGAGGCTAAGGTATTATGAATCCTACCCCTAATCATCCATAATCCTATCCCTAATCAACTCTACCAAACACTTGattaaaaactttttgaaaatataatcctATCCTATCATGCATACCAAACGGAGCCTAAGGCTCTTAGCATTTGAACTTTATTAAGAATATTACTGCCTTATTAGTAACTACACCAAGATATATAGAATTTTTAGCTTTTTGTAGATTGTTGGTCTCTAATACCCACTAAGTTATCAAGGAATTACATCAAAATAGCCTCCCATCTCAAACCCAAGCATTCAACAATCAAATATCCTTATTCAAGAATAATTAAGCTTTCTTCAAAATAGCTTCCCACCTCTGAATCAGTATTGTAACAACCACAGTGTCTTTCTTTCATCCAGGTTCTGAAATAGGACCACCACAGTTGTTTTTTACAAGGAAAATACTAATTCTTAGGCTAAATTAGAAACATTCTACGGTGTTGCATTTCTTGCAATACAGGCCTCCAAAAATGGAGGTTTGAACTCCATATTTTGCAAGAAGTATTGACAAACAAAC
This window of the Zingiber officinale cultivar Zhangliang chromosome 3B, Zo_v1.1, whole genome shotgun sequence genome carries:
- the LOC121967541 gene encoding protein HUA2-LIKE 2-like isoform X1; the protein is MGSSRKKGSGRAAAAAASSSQRQWKVGDLVLAKMRGFPAWPAVISEPESWGFSAVSKKLFVYFYGTKQVAFCNCTDVETFTEEKKKTLLLKRQGKGADFVRALDEIIDVYETSKKQNADQSISGDDEDESCGEDINCVRTTSNSSNFNDSLEFHSHIASNCELESACNLIENTNRINFEEISANSTADDSQKNVQIQKLSILDQIRQDPLVTSSSRKKRLKDSSHKSSLLPKVVPTLKRSRSSLLADSSKALESSSVSDSDLSGTFVPDTSQNDNPENNNKHGLSHSASSNGCCMEVAADVALKHEFNKFTRGIVDSDCHLDASTDQYLDNKERSNKNDKFCLKSPVNKKRKTDREKATENSETKKNDLPVVLSSSSPNLFVEMKEIIGTGDGDEHLPLVKRARVRMGKPLEVGRQHGELVGNDENLHTSKVNKFDGGDMPSSSGNDDDLNGAFVKEELNNSSINNNSPTRTNHIFWTTKYHLNVSSLDVEAALPPSKRLHRALEAMSANTAQSMNDFPESSKATKSTASLDVCETKATMAFNFSSDAKIAIPEMLQSTHASDCHVHATNESTLPLQNIIKSPLASKVESCEICPEIVSDPHTDCDEIVGDLDKCDGTMSKFTVVTTEKKSPQAYSLKFIEDEVRVSSTKDMSDKVCFHLNNSNKDLKGNKEGRGIVRMNEVNRDDTSDSNMHKDGSLLTAQEGLHPFRHDEAVSIVSATDVVSMTSSASVATRASSFQSDEDCQTGNMHCSSKETSNGRCSSPDLTPMKELIAAAQFKRTLSHCTSFTHNYLDSKLIPDTVVSPSLVHKQDSPGQGIPCNGLADHKLTVDDGIHALQNDGRGPHVSIRLKGTNKSIRPEASAARKTFEALLWTLSRTKESIGRATRLAIDCAKYGMAREVIELILQYLEREQSLHKRVDLFFLVDSITQCSHIQKGGASDVYPSLVQSVLPRLLSFAAPRGNAASENRRQCLKVLRLWFERKTLPESVVRYHMRELDSANEFPFGSSSRRPLKTERAINDPIRDMEGMLVDEYGSNTNFQLPCLLRANVLEDDGNTSDEKSFEAVTPEGSAPIDQKAHASSEKNRHVLEDVDVELEMEDVSPPCEDSINSTCPVASAADFNSHHQANHQYPLPFAPPLPDAKPPSPPPLPSSPPPVSSCSDGHGLASQCHLRSQSLNDAADLHSTGNALNMQSQQPHLFTQQHTNQHDSLMPKPASYYAPNYGSTPGQMPPPTVSASYGTTTHPFVHSQNSLQPSVSTTLTDTVYHVQPPPPTVSNHFSYVQAEPQQRPQMCGNYPLPERYQYIQDNIHRGNFHSDQATGRQFQNEIVARSNFSPATQSGTVFICGLSTIVFFLKKILYCIPDFFFLPSSPFKGSSVYGNIETPSASLPHYGHPPEPPPIACSGWSRPPMSNFSAPTSRLPEVPAPRMEGCGYWRPR
- the LOC121967541 gene encoding protein HUA2-LIKE 2-like isoform X3, with the protein product MGSSRKKGSGRAAAAAASSSQRQWKVGDLVLAKMRGFPAWPAVISEPESWGFSAVSKKLFVYFYGTKQVAFCNCTDVETFTEEKKKTLLLKRQGKGADFVRALDEIIDVYETSKKQNADQSISGDDEDESCGEDINCVRTTSNSSNFNDSLEFHSHIASNCELESACNLIENTNRINFEEISANSTADDSQKNVQIQKLSILDQIRQDPLVTSSSRKKRLKDSSHKSSLLPKVVPTLKRSRSSLLADSSKALESSSVSDSDLSGTFVPDTSQNDNPENNNKHGLSHSASSNGCCMEVAADVALKHEFNKFTRGIVDSDCHLDASTDQYLDNKERSNKNDKFCLKSPVNKKRKTDREKATENSETKKNDLPVVLSSSSPNLFVEMKEIIGTGDGDEHLPLVKRARVRMGKPLEVGRQHGELVGNDENLHTSKVNKFDGGDMPSSSGNDDDLNGAFVKEELNNSSINNNSPTRTNHIFWTTKYHLNVSSLDVEAALPPSKRLHRALEAMSANTAQSMNDFPESSKATKSTASLDVCETKATMAFNFSSDAKIAIPEMLQSTHASDCHVHATNESTLPLQNIIKSPLASKVESCEICPEIVSDPHTDCDEIVGDLDKCDGTMSKFTVVTTEKKSPQAYSLKFIEDEVRVSSTKDMSDKVCFHLNNSNKDLKGNKEGRGIVRMNEVNRDDTSDSNMHKDGSLLTAQEGLHPFRHDEAVSIVSATDVVSMTSSASVATRASSFQSDEDCQTGNMHCSSKETSNGRCSSPDLTPMKELIAAAQFKRTLSHCTSFTHNYLDSKLIPDTVVSPSLVHKQDSPGQGIPCNGLADHKLTVDDGIHALQNDGRGPHVSIRLKGTNKSIRPEASAARKTFEALLWTLSRTKESIGRATRLAIDCAKYGMAREVIELILQYLEREQSLHKRVDLFFLVDSITQCSHIQKGGASDVYPSLVQSVLPRLLSFAAPRGNAASENRRQCLKVLRLWFERKTLPESVVRYHMRELDSANEFPFGSSSRRPLKTERAINDPIRDMEGMLVDEYGSNTNFQLPCLLRANVLEDDGNTSDEKSFEAVTPEGSAPIDQKAHASSEKNRHVLEDVDVELEMEDVSPPCEDSINSTCPVASAADFNSHHQANHQYPLPFAPPLPDAKPPSPPPLPSSPPPVSSCSDGHGLASQCHLRSQSLNDAADLHSTGNALNMQSQQPHLFTQQHTNQHDSLMPKPASYYAPNYGSTPGQMPPPTVSASYGTTTHPFVHSQNSLQPSVSTTLTDTVYHVQPPPPTVSNHFSYVQAEPQQRPQMCGNYPLPERYQYIQDNIHRGNFHSDQATGSSVYGNIETPSASLPHYGHPPEPPPIACSGWSRPPMSNFSAPTSRLPEVPAPRMEGCGYWRPR
- the LOC121967541 gene encoding protein HUA2-LIKE 2-like isoform X2, whose product is MGSSRKKGSGRAAAAAASSSQRQWKVGDLVLAKMRGFPAWPAVISEPESWGFSAVSKKLFVYFYGTKQVAFCNCTDVETFTEEKKKTLLLKRQGKGADFVRALDEIIDVYETSKKQNADQSISGDDEDESCGEDINCVRTTSNSSNFNDSLEFHSHIASNCELESACNLIENTNRINFEEISANSTADDSQKNVQIQKLSILDQIRQDPLVTSSSRKKRLKDSSHKSSLLPKVVPTLKRSRSSLLADSSKALESSSVSDSDLSGTFVPDTSQNDNPENNNKHGLSHSASSNGCCMEVAADVALKHEFNKFTRGIVDSDCHLDASTDQYLDNKERSNKNDKFCLKSPVNKKRKTDREKATENSETKKNDLPVVLSSSSPNLFVEMKEIIGTGDGDEHLPLVKRARVRMGKPLEVGRQHGELVGNDENLHTSKVNKFDGGDMPSSSGNDDDLNGAFVKEELNNSSINNNSPTRTNHIFWTTKYHLNVSSLDVEAALPPSKRLHRALEAMSANTAQSMNDFPESSKATKSTASLDVCETKATMAFNFSSDAKIAIPEMLQSTHASDCHVHATNESTLPLQNIIKSPLASKVESCEICPEIVSDPHTDCDEIVGDLDKCDGTMSKFTVVTTEKKSPQAYSLKFIEDEVRVSSTKDMSDKVCFHLNNSNKDLKGNKEGRGIVRMNEVNRDDTSDSNMHKDGSLLTAQEGLHPFRHDEAVSIVSATDVVSMTSSASVATRASSFQSDEDCQTGNMHCSSKETSNGRCSSPDLTPMKELIAAAQFKRTLSHCTSFTHNYLDSKLIPDTVVSPSLVHKQDSPGQGIPCNGLADHKLTVDDGIHALQNDGRGPHVSIRLKGTNKSIRPEASAARKTFEALLWTLSRTKESIGRATRLAIDCAKYGMAREVIELILQYLEREQSLHKRVDLFFLVDSITQCSHIQKGGASDVYPSLVQSVLPRLLSFAAPRGNAASENRRQCLKVLRLWFERKTLPESVVRYHMRELDSANEFPFGSSSRRPLKTERAINDPIRDMEGMLVDEYGSNTNFQLPCLLRANVLEDDGNTSDEKSFEAVTPEGSAPIDQKAHASSEKNRHVLEDVDVELEMEDVSPPCEDSINSTCPVASAADFNSHHQANHQYPLPFAPPLPDAKPPSPPPLPSSPPPVSSCSDGHGLASQCHLRSQSLNDAADLHSTGNALNMQSQQPHLFTQQHTNQHDSLMPKPASYYAPNYGSTPGQMPPPTVSASYGTTTHPFVHSQNSLQPSVSTTLTDTVYHVQPPPPTVSNHFSYVQAEPQQRPQMCGNYPLPERYQYIQDNIHRGNFHSDQATGRQFQNEIVARSNFSPATQSGSSVYGNIETPSASLPHYGHPPEPPPIACSGWSRPPMSNFSAPTSRLPEVPAPRMEGCGYWRPR